Proteins encoded within one genomic window of Candidatus Syntrophocurvum alkaliphilum:
- a CDS encoding Na+/H+ antiporter subunit D: protein MNNLIIAPILLPMILGSILILFTQKIHIQRILAALTAIALLFVSFYLAYVVYLSPDQIITLELGSWPAPFGIVLVADMFASLMVILASLIGLVCLFFAFKTIIHERQKYYFYPFYFFLLTGVNGAFLTGDLFNLFVFFEVMLISSYVLIVFGGTAYQLRESFKYVVINIFSSILFIVAIAYIYGITGSLNLADIAVKVAVLEQQGVINVIAILLLIVFGLKGALFPLYFWLPKSYYGPPSAIAALFGGLLTKVGIYAIIRVFTLIFTHNPEFTHNVILIIAGLTMFFGVLGAVSQFNFKRILSYHIISQVGYMVMGLGIYTPLAVAGAIYYITHHIIVKSALFLFAGVTQKLTGTYELNEMGGVIKSYPWLGWLFFITALSLAGIPPLSGFFSKFALIIAGIQEEQYFIVFVSLLVGLLTLYSMMKIFNNVFWGEEQYLDEKTTVKNANWLLIPIVPLVLLTITLGLAAEPIFQYSLGIAEQILEPSNYINSVLNEY, encoded by the coding sequence ATGAATAATTTAATTATTGCACCAATTTTACTTCCTATGATTTTAGGTAGTATACTCATTCTTTTCACTCAAAAAATACATATTCAACGTATACTAGCAGCATTAACAGCTATTGCTCTATTATTTGTATCATTTTATCTTGCTTATGTTGTTTACTTATCACCTGATCAAATCATAACACTAGAGCTTGGTAGTTGGCCTGCTCCATTTGGAATAGTCTTAGTAGCTGATATGTTCGCTTCTTTAATGGTGATATTAGCTAGTCTTATTGGTCTAGTATGTCTATTTTTTGCTTTTAAAACTATCATTCATGAAAGACAAAAATATTATTTTTATCCTTTTTACTTTTTCTTACTTACTGGTGTTAATGGTGCTTTTCTAACAGGAGATTTATTTAATTTATTTGTATTCTTTGAAGTAATGCTTATCTCTTCATATGTACTAATTGTATTTGGCGGAACTGCCTATCAATTAAGAGAATCATTTAAATATGTAGTTATAAATATATTCTCATCTATTTTATTTATAGTAGCTATTGCTTATATATACGGTATCACAGGATCACTAAATTTGGCTGATATTGCTGTGAAAGTTGCAGTTCTTGAACAGCAAGGAGTTATTAACGTAATAGCTATATTATTATTAATAGTTTTTGGTTTGAAAGGTGCTTTGTTCCCTCTATATTTTTGGTTACCCAAATCATATTATGGACCACCTTCAGCAATTGCTGCGTTATTTGGTGGCTTGCTAACTAAAGTTGGTATTTATGCAATTATTCGTGTTTTTACATTAATTTTTACACATAATCCTGAATTTACTCATAATGTTATTTTAATAATAGCTGGATTAACAATGTTTTTTGGAGTTTTAGGAGCAGTATCACAATTTAATTTCAAAAGAATTTTATCTTATCACATAATTAGTCAGGTTGGATATATGGTAATGGGATTAGGTATATATACCCCCTTAGCTGTTGCAGGTGCTATTTATTACATTACCCATCATATTATTGTTAAATCTGCATTGTTTTTATTTGCGGGAGTCACCCAAAAGCTAACAGGTACATATGAATTAAATGAAATGGGAGGGGTAATAAAATCTTACCCTTGGCTTGGATGGCTATTTTTTATAACAGCTTTATCTCTAGCGGGAATTCCTCCACTAAGTGGATTTTTTAGTAAATTTGCATTGATCATAGCCGGAATACAGGAAGAACAATACTTTATAGTTTTTGTAAGTTTATTAGTTGGATTGTTAACTCTTTATTCAATGATGAAAATATTTAATAATGTTTTTTGGGGAGAAGAACAATATTTAGATGAAAAAACTACAGTTAAAAATGCTAATTGGTTGTTAATACCGATTGTACCATTAGTTTTACTAACCATTACTTTGGGTTTAGCTGCTGAACCAATATTTCAATATTCTTTAGGTATAGCAGAACAAATACTTGAACCAAGTAACTATATTAATTCAGTATTAAATGAATACTAA
- a CDS encoding Na+/H+ antiporter subunit E translates to MAFQIILNIILAVIWMLLHDRITLLDFFIGYSLGIILFFIMRRFLRFDFYFTRVIAIIYLILIFIKELIITNIDVAKIVLSKDMNINPGIIVYPTDLKRDWEVVFLASIISLTPGTITMAFSDDGRTIYIHSLHIEDKEEAINRLRHTFEKTIMEVSH, encoded by the coding sequence GTGGCTTTTCAAATAATTTTAAATATTATTTTGGCAGTTATCTGGATGCTATTACATGATAGAATTACACTTTTAGATTTTTTTATTGGTTATTCACTAGGAATTATTTTATTTTTTATAATGAGAAGGTTTCTACGATTTGATTTTTACTTTACACGAGTAATAGCTATTATTTATTTAATATTAATCTTTATTAAAGAATTAATTATCACTAATATTGATGTTGCCAAAATTGTTCTTAGTAAGGATATGAATATTAATCCTGGTATTATAGTTTATCCAACAGACTTGAAAAGAGATTGGGAGGTTGTATTTTTAGCATCAATAATTTCATTAACACCTGGAACAATTACAATGGCTTTTTCTGATGATGGACGAACTATATATATTCACTCACTTCACATTGAAGATAAAGAGGAAGCCATTAATCGTCTAAGACATACATTTGAAAAAACAATTATGGAGGTGTCACATTAA
- a CDS encoding Na(+)/H(+) antiporter subunit F1 — MLQLSLWIGLYAMVFSILLCLIRVINGPSTPDRVIALDAIGINLIGIIGLIMIMQETLAYVDVVLVLGILAFISSIALAKFLERGVVIDRNSD, encoded by the coding sequence ATGCTACAATTATCTTTGTGGATAGGTTTGTATGCCATGGTTTTTTCAATCCTTCTTTGTTTAATTAGGGTAATTAATGGTCCTAGTACACCTGATCGAGTTATAGCATTAGATGCTATTGGTATAAATTTAATTGGAATTATTGGATTAATAATGATAATGCAAGAAACTTTAGCTTATGTTGATGTTGTGCTTGTTTTAGGTATTTTAGCCTTTATTAGCTCAATTGCATTAGCAAAATTTTTAGAAAGGGGTGTTGTTATTGATAGAAATAGTGATTAG
- the mnhG gene encoding monovalent cation/H(+) antiporter subunit G, translating to MFLGSLALVRFPDVFTRTNAATKSATFGVCSTMLATFFYFLFIQNIFASKILLTIVFVFLTAPIVGFVVLKSSYKLGIPIVIEDVNELEDDLGEDHER from the coding sequence ATGTTTTTAGGTTCACTGGCATTAGTCCGTTTTCCTGATGTTTTTACACGAACTAATGCTGCTACTAAAAGTGCTACGTTTGGTGTTTGTAGTACAATGCTAGCAACTTTTTTTTATTTTTTGTTTATACAAAATATTTTTGCAAGTAAAATTCTTTTAACTATTGTATTTGTATTTTTAACAGCACCAATTGTTGGATTTGTAGTATTAAAATCATCTTATAAATTAGGCATACCTATAGTTATCGAAGATGTTAACGAATTAGAAGATGATTTAGGAGAAGACCATGAAAGATAA
- a CDS encoding AAA family ATPase, whose protein sequence is MKFTPTESAMENVIHSINSDKLSKKDSFKDLEKLIGLKEVKKIIAEISAFALVQKKRSEQQLKAHPIVLHMVFKGNPGTGKTTLARLLGLIMFDIGVLSKGHLIEVERADLVGEYIGHTAQKTKEMVNKSIGGILFIDEAYTLAQGGEKDFGKEAIATIVKAMEDHRENLIVILAGYRQEMDLFIRSNPGLRSRFPIQIEFPDYDSEQLFKIAVQMYNERDYELSSKCRWKLKNYLNEFVKSRHPHSGNARFVRNLVEKSIRLQALRLVDKQMLSRKELMTIEDVDLPHPDCIEL, encoded by the coding sequence ATGAAATTTACGCCTACTGAAAGTGCTATGGAAAATGTTATTCATAGTATAAATTCAGATAAATTATCAAAAAAGGATTCATTTAAAGACTTAGAAAAACTTATCGGACTAAAAGAGGTAAAAAAAATTATTGCAGAAATTAGTGCATTTGCACTAGTACAAAAAAAGAGGTCGGAACAACAGTTAAAGGCACATCCCATAGTATTGCACATGGTATTTAAAGGTAATCCTGGAACTGGCAAGACTACTCTTGCTAGATTATTGGGGTTAATAATGTTTGATATAGGTGTACTTTCTAAAGGCCATTTAATAGAGGTAGAAAGAGCAGATTTAGTTGGTGAATATATTGGTCACACAGCTCAAAAAACTAAAGAAATGGTTAATAAGTCTATAGGAGGTATTTTATTTATAGATGAAGCTTATACTTTAGCACAAGGTGGAGAAAAAGATTTTGGCAAGGAAGCTATTGCTACTATAGTAAAAGCTATGGAGGACCATAGAGAAAACCTAATTGTTATACTTGCAGGATACCGTCAAGAAATGGATTTGTTTATTAGATCAAACCCAGGATTAAGATCTCGATTCCCAATACAAATAGAGTTTCCTGACTATGATAGTGAGCAGCTTTTTAAAATTGCTGTACAAATGTATAATGAAAGAGATTACGAATTAAGTAGTAAATGTCGCTGGAAATTAAAAAACTATCTAAATGAATTTGTAAAATCCAGACATCCACATAGTGGTAATGCTCGCTTTGTAAGAAATTTAGTAGAAAAATCAATTAGACTTCAAGCACTTCGTTTAGTGGATAAACAGATGTTAAGTAGAAAAGAATTAATGACAATTGAAGATGTTGATTTACCACATCCAGACTGTATCGAACTTTAA
- the hfq gene encoding RNA chaperone Hfq: MSKNQINLQDAFLNQVRKEKIPVTIYLVNGFQIKGVVKGFDNFTVIIEVEQRQQLVYKHAISTIAPIKAMGIINIDAKNEE; this comes from the coding sequence TTGAGTAAAAATCAAATTAATTTACAAGATGCATTTTTAAACCAAGTAAGAAAAGAAAAAATCCCAGTAACAATTTACTTAGTTAATGGTTTTCAAATAAAAGGTGTAGTTAAAGGATTTGACAATTTTACAGTAATAATAGAAGTAGAACAAAGACAACAGCTTGTTTATAAACATGCAATATCAACTATAGCTCCAATAAAAGCTATGGGAATAATAAATATAGATGCAAAAAACGAAGAATAA
- the miaA gene encoding tRNA (adenosine(37)-N6)-dimethylallyltransferase MiaA: MLKLAAIVGPTGVGKTNISVKVAQSINGEILSCDSMQIYKGMDIGTAKINENEKMGVNHHLIDIVQPHENFTVADYQKKAKELIENINQKNKLPILVGGTGLYYQSVVDNYHFFPQKKQEAVRKKWEKKYYEKGLENLYLELKKNDPEYANKISTNDKKRIIRALEVFDITSKPFSHLQTRQGKTYNLKAIGLYLERKYLYEHIEQRVDKMISKGLIEEVSELRNKGYDTSLNSMQALGYKQVFSYLEGMITYDEMIKEIKKQTRRYAKRQLTWFKKDNRINWLNVQGYENNPKLLVEKIIKLIEGVSPRV; encoded by the coding sequence ATGTTAAAATTAGCTGCAATAGTAGGGCCTACTGGAGTAGGAAAAACTAATATTTCTGTTAAAGTAGCACAAAGTATAAATGGTGAGATACTTTCTTGTGATTCTATGCAAATTTATAAAGGCATGGATATAGGTACAGCAAAAATAAATGAAAATGAAAAAATGGGCGTTAATCATCATCTTATTGATATAGTGCAACCACATGAAAACTTTACTGTTGCTGATTATCAAAAAAAAGCTAAAGAATTAATAGAAAATATAAACCAAAAAAACAAGCTTCCTATACTAGTAGGAGGTACAGGACTCTATTATCAAAGTGTAGTAGATAACTATCACTTTTTTCCCCAAAAGAAACAAGAAGCTGTTAGAAAAAAGTGGGAAAAAAAATATTATGAAAAAGGATTAGAAAATTTATATTTAGAATTAAAAAAAAATGATCCAGAATATGCTAATAAAATTAGTACTAATGATAAAAAAAGAATTATTCGTGCTTTAGAAGTTTTTGATATTACCAGCAAACCATTTTCTCATTTACAAACTAGGCAAGGCAAAACATATAATTTAAAAGCAATAGGCCTTTATCTAGAGAGGAAATATTTATATGAACATATTGAACAAAGAGTTGATAAAATGATTAGTAAAGGACTTATAGAAGAGGTATCAGAATTAAGAAATAAGGGTTATGACACAAGTCTAAATTCTATGCAAGCACTTGGTTATAAGCAAGTATTTTCTTACCTAGAAGGTATGATTACTTATGATGAAATGATAAAAGAAATAAAAAAACAGACTCGTAGATATGCAAAGCGACAATTAACTTGGTTTAAAAAAGATAATCGTATTAACTGGTTAAATGTTCAAGGGTACGAAAATAACCCAAAGCTACTAGTAGAAAAAATAATAAAACTTATAGAAGGAGTATCACCACGTGTGTAG
- a CDS encoding class I SAM-dependent methyltransferase, protein MNIIATTTSSINHLDKQFEEFIINTGIKYVPRQKKSLKKISEENGVNTIIVWHQDGPILYIGEEKFFFHPSMAKNRISAYRKKGIPDLLIKAADLKKGDSFLDCTLGIGADAIVASYFSENGKITGLESSFALATTVKWGMKTYKNNITWLTNAIKKIEVINSDHKDYLLKLQDNKYDIVYFDPMFRNPLLSSQPISPIRKIANHNEIDLDTINEACRVASKRVVLKERADSNVFDKLGFKNIIENKKNSIKYGYIKT, encoded by the coding sequence ATGAATATAATAGCAACTACAACTAGTTCAATTAACCATTTAGATAAACAATTCGAGGAATTTATTATAAATACAGGGATAAAATATGTTCCAAGACAAAAGAAGAGTCTTAAGAAGATTAGCGAAGAAAATGGTGTAAATACTATAATAGTTTGGCATCAAGATGGACCTATACTTTATATTGGTGAAGAAAAATTTTTCTTTCATCCTAGTATGGCAAAAAATAGAATTTCAGCCTATCGGAAAAAAGGCATACCAGACTTACTTATAAAGGCTGCTGATTTAAAAAAAGGTGATAGTTTTTTAGACTGTACTCTAGGAATCGGAGCAGATGCTATTGTAGCATCGTATTTTTCTGAAAATGGTAAAATTACTGGATTAGAATCATCATTTGCTCTGGCAACAACTGTAAAATGGGGAATGAAAACATATAAAAATAATATAACTTGGCTAACAAATGCTATTAAAAAAATAGAAGTTATTAACAGTGACCACAAGGATTACTTACTTAAGCTTCAAGATAACAAATATGACATAGTTTATTTTGATCCTATGTTTCGTAATCCTTTGCTTAGTAGTCAACCTATTTCTCCAATTAGAAAAATAGCCAACCATAATGAAATAGATTTAGATACAATTAATGAAGCCTGTAGAGTTGCAAGTAAGCGTGTTGTCCTAAAAGAAAGAGCTGACAGTAATGTTTTTGATAAATTAGGTTTTAAAAATATTATAGAAAATAAAAAAAATAGTATCAAATACGGATATATAAAAACCTAA
- the mutL gene encoding DNA mismatch repair endonuclease MutL translates to MSIHLLKDDVINKIAAGEVIEKPASVVKELVENSIDANAKNIDITIINGGLDEIIIEDDGVGMTKEQLPLAFTRHATSKITNESDLFKIYTMGFRGEALPSIASVSRVEIQSKKAGHNGAKAIIEAGEITEIVNYPCPEGTRIVVKDLFYNTPARRKFLKTPVAENNAINEIVTKLALSRKDLSITLKSNKKLYFKTPGNDNLGDTILSIFGTDFLIGLIPLEYKGENYNLKGFISKPRNVRSSRKNQLFFVNNRCIKSPMLYKAVEEAYKGLLVSREFPLVFLFLEIKPEEIDVNVHPQKTEIRFNDERTIFRLINEVIKDTILSQQISSIGHEKNNENVFKDKKVNNFKPTRIEETIEVQKLPYSQSQNVTTNNYVNETSNDKYNNEKIITTQNESVQNDFKIVGQLYDTYIIVEKENTIWFIDQHAAHERIIYTNYFKEDITSEQYAIPLVIELPIESIDCIFNNKETFDKLGIQIDYFGDNSCVIRSGPSFIKGDEYSTINEIIDILNEEDQKDIADKTKILMSCKKAIKANQRLSNSEIQKIVQDLLQCNDFLTCPHGRPTIFNLSKLDLERKFKR, encoded by the coding sequence ATGAGCATACACTTATTAAAAGATGATGTTATTAACAAAATTGCTGCTGGTGAGGTAATAGAAAAACCAGCCTCAGTAGTTAAAGAATTAGTAGAAAACTCAATTGATGCAAATGCAAAAAATATAGATATAACTATCATAAATGGTGGATTAGATGAAATAATCATTGAAGATGATGGTGTGGGCATGACTAAAGAACAGTTGCCATTAGCCTTTACCAGACATGCAACTAGTAAAATAACAAATGAATCAGATTTGTTCAAAATATATACAATGGGATTTAGAGGAGAAGCGTTACCTAGTATAGCTTCTGTTTCTCGTGTGGAAATACAAAGCAAAAAAGCTGGTCATAATGGAGCTAAGGCCATAATTGAAGCAGGGGAGATTACTGAAATAGTAAACTATCCTTGTCCAGAAGGTACTAGAATAGTTGTAAAAGACTTATTTTACAATACCCCAGCAAGGCGTAAATTTTTAAAAACACCAGTTGCTGAGAATAACGCTATAAATGAAATAGTTACTAAACTAGCACTATCTAGAAAAGATTTATCTATAACATTAAAAAGCAATAAAAAATTATATTTTAAAACACCAGGAAATGATAACTTAGGAGATACTATTTTAAGCATCTTTGGAACCGATTTTTTAATTGGCTTAATACCCCTAGAATATAAGGGGGAAAATTATAATCTTAAAGGTTTTATTTCTAAACCTAGAAATGTAAGGTCAAGTCGAAAAAATCAATTGTTTTTTGTCAATAATAGATGTATAAAGAGTCCTATGTTATATAAAGCTGTTGAGGAGGCCTACAAGGGCCTTCTAGTTTCAAGAGAATTTCCATTAGTTTTTTTATTTTTAGAAATTAAACCTGAGGAAATAGATGTTAATGTTCACCCACAAAAAACAGAAATTCGATTTAATGATGAAAGAACTATTTTCAGATTAATAAATGAGGTTATAAAAGATACAATTTTAAGCCAACAAATAAGTAGCATTGGACATGAAAAAAATAATGAAAATGTTTTTAAAGATAAGAAAGTTAATAATTTCAAACCTACTCGTATAGAAGAAACAATTGAAGTTCAAAAACTTCCTTATTCACAATCTCAAAATGTTACTACTAATAACTATGTAAATGAAACTAGCAATGATAAATATAATAATGAAAAAATAATAACAACTCAAAATGAATCAGTGCAAAATGATTTTAAAATAGTTGGTCAACTATATGATACATATATTATTGTAGAGAAGGAAAATACAATATGGTTTATAGATCAACATGCTGCTCATGAAAGAATTATATACACAAATTATTTTAAAGAAGATATTACTTCCGAACAATATGCAATACCTTTAGTAATAGAGTTACCAATAGAATCTATAGATTGCATTTTCAACAATAAAGAAACATTTGATAAATTAGGTATTCAAATTGATTACTTTGGTGATAATTCTTGTGTAATACGGTCAGGACCATCATTTATAAAAGGTGATGAATATTCAACTATTAATGAAATTATAGATATTTTAAATGAAGAAGACCAAAAAGATATTGCAGATAAAACAAAAATCTTAATGTCATGTAAGAAAGCAATAAAAGCAAATCAACGTTTATCTAATTCTGAGATACAAAAAATAGTGCAAGATTTGCTACAATGCAATGATTTTCTGACATGTCCACATGGAAGACCAACTATTTTTAATCTAAGTAAATTAGACTTAGAAAGAAAATTTAAAAGGTAA
- a CDS encoding histone deacetylase — translation MKQTGLLFFPAFDWAITPTHPEREERLLYTRDLIFEEGVMDLQEIKEYQPRLAEIKDIARVHFCIPDIESQILKAHLIAAGGSLVMADAFFNKEIKNAFAIIRPPGHHAMTVSHGNRGFCNINNEAIMVEYIRKNYGIKKIVIVDTDVHHGDGTSEIYYNDPDVLCISFHQDGRTIFPGTGFIDELGTPQAYGTNINIPLIPGTTDVGIHYILDNLILPLIEEFKPDLIVNSAGQDNHYSDPLANMRFTAQGYAKLNTKLAPDIAVLEGGYSVETALPYINLGIIMAMAGIDYSNYYEPDYKSFSESPENMEYIKKMVNIQLENFRNREDVIAQNKKKRGKLIQDYKSVFYDTEFINEEQYNKYRVCNKCSGYRMIDSTAHHRDGKVVRVYCISIPSNSCSTCQEEAKSAYKDLIENSSFFDYIYLQDRLGDEYRSTNMKTNIEKVL, via the coding sequence ATGAAGCAAACCGGACTTTTATTTTTTCCAGCATTTGATTGGGCAATAACCCCAACACATCCTGAGAGAGAAGAAAGACTTTTATACACACGTGATCTTATTTTTGAAGAAGGAGTTATGGATTTACAGGAAATAAAAGAATATCAGCCGCGATTAGCTGAAATAAAAGATATAGCTAGGGTACATTTTTGTATTCCTGATATAGAGTCGCAAATACTAAAAGCCCATCTAATAGCAGCAGGTGGTTCACTTGTTATGGCTGATGCATTTTTTAACAAAGAAATAAAAAATGCATTTGCCATTATTCGTCCACCTGGACATCATGCAATGACTGTATCACATGGCAATAGAGGTTTTTGTAATATTAATAATGAAGCAATTATGGTTGAGTACATTAGAAAAAATTATGGTATTAAAAAAATTGTCATTGTTGATACTGATGTACACCATGGTGATGGAACTTCTGAAATTTATTACAATGATCCTGATGTATTATGTATATCATTTCACCAAGACGGTAGAACAATTTTTCCTGGTACAGGATTTATTGATGAACTAGGAACTCCACAAGCATATGGTACGAACATTAATATACCTTTAATTCCTGGAACAACAGATGTGGGTATTCATTATATATTAGATAATCTCATACTACCATTAATAGAAGAATTTAAACCTGATTTAATAGTAAATTCAGCAGGTCAGGATAACCATTACAGTGATCCATTAGCAAATATGCGTTTTACAGCTCAAGGCTATGCTAAGCTAAATACTAAATTAGCGCCAGATATAGCAGTTCTTGAAGGTGGGTATTCAGTTGAAACAGCCTTACCTTATATTAACCTAGGAATAATTATGGCAATGGCAGGTATAGATTATTCAAATTACTATGAACCAGATTACAAATCTTTTAGTGAGTCTCCCGAAAACATGGAATACATTAAAAAAATGGTTAACATACAGCTAGAAAACTTTCGAAATCGTGAGGATGTTATTGCACAAAACAAAAAGAAAAGGGGAAAATTGATTCAAGATTATAAAAGTGTATTTTATGACACTGAATTTATAAATGAAGAACAATATAATAAATACAGAGTATGTAATAAATGTAGTGGCTATAGAATGATAGACTCAACAGCACATCATAGAGATGGTAAAGTAGTCAGAGTATATTGTATTTCTATACCTTCAAACTCCTGTAGTACATGTCAAGAAGAAGCTAAATCTGCGTATAAAGACTTGATAGAAAATAGTTCATTTTTTGATTATATATATTTACAAGATAGGTTAGGAGACGAGTATAGAAGTACTAACATGAAAACTAACATTGAAAAGGTTTTATAA